The sequence below is a genomic window from Salvelinus fontinalis isolate EN_2023a chromosome 19, ASM2944872v1, whole genome shotgun sequence.
ATTTGCCCGACAACAAATTATTATCCTGAAACAGTCTGAAATGGCACAGGAATGcccgtctgtgtgtgttgtgcggTGCGCACATGTGTAGTCTACACTGTGTAGCCGTTAGCGATAATGCTAATGACAACAGTCTACTGGTAAATTGAAAGCcgttcccaaaaaccttctcaattaaatgttaagaAAGTAGCcaatgcctacctggcagaatgatatgatTATTTGCATAAATCAAGTTAATTTATTTAGCCAACTCGGCAATCACATGAgcgctacagaaacactgctaaccaaacaaTGGTCTCTGGCTGGCGGACTTGCATTAACTTCTCTAgtgtagggggcagcattcggaattatAGATGAAAAGCATgctcaaattaaactgcctgcttctcgggcccagaagacataatatgcatataactggtagatttggatagaaaacactctaaagtttccaaaactattAAAagagtgtctgtgagtataacagaactgatttgacaGAATCCATTCGGGAAGTTGTTTTTTTCTATTTAATGCCATGACAGTATCtgttgacttaggactcaaattgtagttcatatgccttccactagatgtcaacagtctttagaaattgtttcaggcttgtattctgaaaaaatgaggaagtaagagcagtctgaatgagtggacccttaagtgtcacagagctttttcatgcgcgcgaccgagagtgcctttcttgtttaccttttatattgacaacgttgtcgtccggttgaaatattatcaattatttaggctaaaaacaacctgaggattgaatataaacattgtttgacatgtttctatgaactttacggatacaatttggattttttgtctgcctgttgtgactgcgtttgagcctgtggattactgaagaaagcACGAACAAAACGGAGTTTTttgaatataaagagactttatcgaacaaaaggaacctTTATTGAGttaatgaatgtctgctgagttcaaccatatgaagatcaaaggtatgggattaattttatctctatttctgactagtgtaactcttctacttggctggttactgtttgtaatgatttgtctgctgggttatgttctcaaataatcgtaaggtatgctttcgccgtaaagcattttttatatctgacaccgtggttggattcacaagaagttaatctttaaacccatgtgaaatatgttttgttttctgaatttttataattagtatttctgtatttgaatttggcgcccagcagtttcactggctgttgaagaggtgggacgctaatgtctcatgtacccaagagaggttaaaggacTACTACAcccacaatttaaaaaaatatattaataattatattaaaaaaatacataaaaatctgacgtcaaaagtggtctcctgatgtggtttaagcattgttgtggacttagaacatacaattttgattttttttatttttttttacaaaaccaACCTGAGAAAAACAAAACGAAGAATACTGAATATTGGAAAAAACTGAACTAAAATCAGGCAACTAAATAAAACCAATTTTATAGTCCCCTAAGTGTTAGAAGTTAAAGTAAACCAAAAGTAATCAATGTAAATCGATTGTTACTATTTTGAGTATTCCAAAGAATTACCTTACTGATTACTTTATTTTTCATGCAACTAATGACTAACTGTTTCAATTAATCCGCCCAACCCTGATTATATATAGGTGTAGTCTTACCCAGCTCAGTGAGACGAGGAGGGGTCTTGCTGGCACTGCGGCGGCCTCGAGATGTGGAACGGCGCTTGCGGAGGATGAGGATTGGGGAGTGGCTTGGTTCCCGTTTCCATCGGTCGCGCCGGTCAAACGAGCGATTCCGCATGACGGGCCGACGCCGTCGCGACCCGGAGCGGGACCTTCTCCTCCGGCCTGGAGAGCGAGACTTGGAGCGTTTGCTCCTGTCTGCGGACTTGGACCTCTTCCTTCTGGCCGGGGAGCGGGACTTCGAGCGCTTGGTCCTGGTTCTGGACTTGGAACGTGACTTCCTGCGCCGTACCGGTGACTTAGACCGTGATCTCCTGCGCCGGGCCGGACTTCTGGACTTAGACCTCTTCTTCCGTTTGGTAGGCGGGGAGACAGACTTCCTTTTCCTGGCTGGGGACTTGGAACGTCTCCTTCTGGAGGCAGACTTggactgagagggagagatggacttGGACCGGGAGCACCTCCATGAGGGAGAGGTGGACATCTTCCTACCGGCAGGTGATCGGGACTTCCTAGTAGGAGACGCTGACGTTGAGGACTGCCGTTGTTTTGAAAATGTCTTCTTAATGGGAGATTTAGAAGGTGAGGACCTGGAGCGGCGATCAGCAGGAACAGTCTCTGGTGAAACAGACCTGGAGGTAGCATGCTCATCTGGCTCTTCTTCAGAGGAGCTTGTTGGGCTTCTTGCCACCTTTGGCTCTTCTTCTGCGGAGTCATGGTCTTCAGATGGAATCTCAGAGGTTCTCTCTTCAGCATGCCCAGCCACTGGCTTACCCTGTGTGGTAGATCTGGAGGCAGCAGCCAAAGTGAAGGGCTTCCAGGGCTCTGCTGCAGCTTCCCCAACAGGCTTAGTCGACGCTTCATTATTCACAGTCGTGTCTGCAGTATGCTTGTCAGCCATTTTTGGAGACTTTAGGTCCTTGGCAGTAGACCTGGATCTTGAGCGTTCTGGGGATACGCTCTCAGATTGCCTGTCGCTTGAGACAGACTTGGATTTGTCGCTGATGGGTGATTTTGACATTGAACGCTTGTTTATTTTCTGGGATTTGGATTTAGGATGAGACTTGGACTGGTTACGCGGCGATAGGGATCGTGATGTTGATGGTTTACTGCGTCCTGGGGATCTGGACTTTGTCCTGCTCCGCTTCGGTGATCTAGAACGTATTTTCTTGACTGGTGACCTGGATATCCTGCGGCTCCGGGAGCGGGACTTGTTGTCCTTGCCCCGTGGGGATTTGGACCGTGAGCCTTTCCTGTTCCTCTTCAGGATCACGACGGAGCGGGAACGAGTTCGCCTGCCTCTCCTGACCGGAGACCGGGACCGTCGTGTCCTTGGGGGGGACCTCTTTCTGCGAGACGGGGAGCTGCTCTGGGAATGCCGTCCTCTCCTCATGGACCGGGAGCGATGGAGCCGTCTAGATCTGGAGCGTGAACGGCGAGTCTGCCTCACAGGCGAGCGGGACCACGGACGCCTACCTCgacgaggggggggggttctggtcCTCGACCTTCTGACACAGCCATGTGACCTGGACTCAGACCGCCGCCCTCGTCTGGGAGATGGAGACAGTTTGCGTCCTCTCCTAGGGGATTTAGACAGAGACTTGCGGCCTCTCCTAGGGGACAAAGGAGAGGACTTGCGCCCTCTCCTAGGGGACAGAGAAGGGGACAACTTGCGCCCTCTCCTAGGGGACAGAGAAGGGGACAACTTGCGCCCTCTCCTAGGGGACAGAGAAGGGGACAACTTGCGCCCTCGTCTAggggacagagaaggagacaaCTTGCGCCCTCGTCTAggggacagagaaggagacaaCTTGCGCCCTCGTctaggggacagaggagacaacTTGCGCCCTCGTctaggggacagaggagacaacTTGCGCCCTCGTctaggggacagaggagacaacTTGCGCCCTCGTctaggggacagaggagacaacTTGCGCCCTCGTctaggggacagaggagacaacTTGCGCCCTCGTctaggggacagaggagacaacTTGCGCCCTCGTctaggggacagaggagacaacTTGCGCCCTCGTCTAGGGGACACAGAAGGAGACTTGCGTCCTCTCCAAGGGGACAGAGGAGATGACTTGCGTCCTCTCCTGGGGGACAGAGGAGACATACGTCGTCTCTTAGGGGACAGAGAAGGGGACTTGCATCCCCTC
It includes:
- the LOC129816512 gene encoding serine/arginine repetitive matrix protein 1-like, with the protein product MECAVDTQPGGDDAAEQEHTLEETSAKEGSETPQKKNKKHKKHKSKKKKKKRGKGERETSSESAAESDVEKPAIRTRAGLRSAGPVASDTGVDTKEEATKDLITAIPEVEGDAKARKHKRHAGKKKRKRRRKGEEKQEKNSSSHSLSESESMSGTDSESEGKPAGMVVQAVPMQSKARQEERVPSLCITLAQKEESLKVMCQPSDNESADAGGKAEEKVPPANRENQTISVIKPEDPRSDGSFSHSQELPDIIPKQDGQKEETNPEQRSKVKNKAPSRSRSGSLTDTKLARSSLSRSPSPKRSRSSRSRSRSPARLSGQPVSGRGRSRSGSKSMTPKRKQSKSPKRTRRKSPSLSPRRGRKSPSLSPRRGRKSPSLSPRRGRKSPSLSPRRGRKSPSLSPRRGRKSPSLSPRRGRKSPSLSPRRGRKSPSLSPRRGRKSPSLSPRRGRMSPKRGCKSPSLSPKRRRMSPLSPRRGRKSSPLSPWRGRKSPSVSPRRGRKLSPLSPRRGRKLSPLSPRRGRKLSPLSPRRGRKLSPLSPRRGRKLSPLSPRRGRKLSPLSPRRGRKLSPLSPRRGRKLSPSLSPRRGRKLSPSLSPRRGRKLSPSLSPRRGRKLSPSLSPRRGRKLSPSLSPRRGRKSSPLSPRRGRKSLSKSPRRGRKLSPSPRRGRRSESRSHGCVRRSRTRTPPPRRGRRPWSRSPVRQTRRSRSRSRRLHRSRSMRRGRHSQSSSPSRRKRSPPRTRRSRSPVRRGRRTRSRSVVILKRNRKGSRSKSPRGKDNKSRSRSRRISRSPVKKIRSRSPKRSRTKSRSPGRSKPSTSRSLSPRNQSKSHPKSKSQKINKRSMSKSPISDKSKSVSSDRQSESVSPERSRSRSTAKDLKSPKMADKHTADTTVNNEASTKPVGEAAAEPWKPFTLAAASRSTTQGKPVAGHAEERTSEIPSEDHDSAEEEPKVARSPTSSSEEEPDEHATSRSVSPETVPADRRSRSSPSKSPIKKTFSKQRQSSTSASPTRKSRSPAGRKMSTSPSWRCSRSKSISPSQSKSASRRRRSKSPARKRKSVSPPTKRKKRSKSRSPARRRRSRSKSPVRRRKSRSKSRTRTKRSKSRSPARRKRSKSADRSKRSKSRSPGRRRRSRSGSRRRRPVMRNRSFDRRDRWKREPSHSPILILRKRRSTSRGRRSASKTPPRLTELDKDQLLEIAKANAAAMCAKAGVPIPESLRPKAILQLPLPNPAPTPLNLPLPLPLPLNMPGMGMPNMPNMNMHMPNMHMPNMHMPNMHMPNMHMPNMNMPNMNMPNMNMPNMNMNMPNMNMPNMGNMSNMAMSAAMASMTAATMTAALTNMAQMSNMPQMAPLPTITNKPQMAPLPTITNKPPPSQVPQTTLPPLNLDHIEEVKRKVTQQANIYSIKELTEKCKMIAASKEEMAIAKPHVSDDEDEDRKPRGKSFLS